TACAATGCTCTTGATAAATTTGGAGACGGTAAACAAACTTATGGAGGTTATTCAAATACCATCGTAACCAATGAAGCTTTTACAGTTCACATATCGGAAAAACTTGACCTTGCAGCCACTGCACCATTGCTTTGTGCAGGCATTACAACCTACTCGCCACTAAAACATTGGAAGGTTGGAAAAGGACACAAGGTAGCCGTACTTGGCTTAGGTGGTTTGGGGCACATGGCCGTAAAATTTGCAGTTGCCTTAGGTGCAGAAGTAACTATTTTAAGCACTTCACCAAAGAAGGAAGCAGATGCAAAAAGACTTGGAGCCCACCATTTTGTAGTGACCACCGATGCAAATCAAACCAATAAAGTTAAATCTTCGTTTGACTTTATCGTAGATACAGTAAGTGCGGAACATGATTTTGGTTTTTACCTTTCCCTATTAAAAGTTGATGGCGTACATATTTGTGTAGGTGTGCCACCGGGAATACATCTTAATGGTTCATTAGGTGCATTTTCATTATTGGGAGGACGGAAAAGTATTGTTGGTTCTACGTGCGGTGGAGTAAAGGAAACACAGGAAATGCTTGATTTTTGTGCGCAACACAACATCACATCAGACATTGAATTGATTGATATTAAGGATATTCAAACAGCTTTTGAACGTATGGAACGTAGTGATGTAAAGTATCGCTTTGTTATTGATATGGCGACGCTGTAAACTATTTCAAATAAGAAGAAGTGCTATAAGGTATTGTTCACTTCTTATTTTCACTAAATTTATACTAATGAAAAAAGTAAGTAATCCTCATTTTATCAAGTCCATTCAGGAAGAACACTATCTGTGGGGGTTGCCTAAACCAAAACATCCGTTGATTAGTGTTTTTCACTTAAAGGATACCAAAATTATAGATGACTTCCCGAGTGATTTTATCCTGATTTTTTATTGTATTGCCATCAAAAAAAATGTTGTTGGAAAAATACGGTACGGGCAGCGATATTTTGATCATGATAATGGCATAATGTCCTTTATATCGTAAGCATTCGATCCGGAGCATTCCCTAAGGACAATGATTAGCATTTACCTTTGCGTTCGAAAGAATAGCAAACATGAAAAGAAAAAAATCTCCCATGGCAGGTCGCCATCATTTCAGTGAGCAAGAGATCATATCAGCACTTGAACAATTTACCCGGGCAGGTAATATTAGTGTGAAGGAATTTACCACTGCCTTTCAAATATCACCTGCTACTTTTTATAACTGGAAAAAACGATTTGGCATTCAACTATTAGAAGCAAATGAACCTGTAGGATTCATTGACGTAGACTTGTCTCCTGTTCAACAAGATTCTTTACCAGGAAGTGTCTTTGCAGAATATCGCGGTATCATTTTTTATCAGCGTGTAGAACCTTCATATTTAAAAGCCCTTTTGTAATATGTTATCACTAACTGGTTATCGTCTCGTATTATGGAACGGAGCTACCGACATGCGTTTAAGCTTTAATGGTCTGTCAGGTCTGGTTGTAAATGAAATGAAAGAAGATCCGTTTCAGTATGGAACGCTCTATGCATTTTTCAATCAACGTCGTACACAGGTCAAGATTCTGGGCTGGGATATAGATGGCCTGGGTATCTTTTATAAAAGATTGTCAAGAGGTACTTTTGGCACACCGGTTTACAATAGCGAGACCAGGATGATGGTATTAGATAAGAAAGATCTCTTACTGATATTGGAAGGAGTAGAAGTACGATTCCGTAAACGATATGAGAGGTCCGGATTACATTGTAAAATTTGATAAGGATTTTTATCAGAATAATTCATAAATTCTTGTGTTTGAAGGCCCGCGATAGTATCTTTGCGCTCAGTGAAACCTGAGATCACATATAACTTATCTGAAGCACTGGAACAGGTGAATGCGCTGCAGTTGCAGAAAGCAGATCTGTCAAATTCACTAACTCAGGAAAGACACATATTCAGTCGCATTATTCAGGAACTCACAACAGAGAATACTACGCTGAAGGAAGACAAAGATCAGCTGAAACGTTGGTTGTCCAATGAGCAGGAACGGGGAATTGATAAGGACAGAATGATTGCATCTCTGGAACAAACTATTGTAGAACTGCAGGCATCACTTGCCAGTAAGACGGATGAAGTACTGCGTAAAGACTGGCAGTTAAAAGAGCTGCAGGAAATGTTATTTGGGCAGCGCAGCGAAAAGTTTATTCCTGATCAAACAGCTACGCAGGATGCTATTCAGCAAACCCTGGGAGAAGAATTTGATAAAGCCGAAGTAGAAGCTATTATTGAACAGGCTATAGCATCTTCAGTTACTGATACACAAAAATGCACTAGTTCCAGATCCAGCAGGAAGAAAAAGCATCACAAGGCACATAAAGGAAGAAGACCTATCCCAACTCATCTTGAGACAGAGACCATTGTCTACGATCTTGATGGAGATAAAACAGGAATGAAACCCATGGGGAAAAAGGTATCTGTTTACTATGAGATTATTCCCGGAAAAATTATCAGAAAAGAAGAACATCACCTTCAATATAAATCAGAAGACGGTAAGATCCACTGCACGCCTGTTCAGCCCAGGATGATAGAACGAGGTATTGTAAGCAACCGGTTACTTGCTCATCTGCACAGTGAACGCTTCGTCTATTACATGCCATACTACCGCCAGCAACAGCGTTTTGAGCGTCTCACAGGTGTCAGTTTTGCAGCATCCACTATCAATCACTGGGAGGAAGTTTGCTATAAGAAGTTGAAACGTCTACTGAAGCTGCTGAAAAAAACACTACAGACGGCCAGTTATATCAAGGCCGATGAGACTACGTTAAAATATCTTCACGATGAAGGCCAGGGCAAAGCTACCAATGGGTGGATGTGGGTTTTTCATGCGCCTGAACACAAACTTGTTCTCTTTGAATTTCATCCTGGTAGAGCTCATGATGTACCAAAAGAAATTCTGAAAGACTTTGCGGGTACATTACAAACAGATGCCCTATCCTCCTACACTGCTGCCTTTAAAGATAACAACAAAGTCACTTTAATGAGCTGCCTTGCGCACATCCGCAGAGGATTCAAAAAATCTCAGCAGCAAAATAAAGTGCTGGCAGACCAGGTACTGGTATACTTTAATATCATATACCGCATAGAAGCGTACGCTAAACGTAAACAATTTACCCCAGACCAAAGGCTTGCACTACGACAGAAATATAGTAAGCCATTTTTTGATAAGATGCGTGGCTGGCTGGATGAACAAACAGATAAACATGTACCTGATAGCCTGCTGGCTAAAGCTGTCAACTATGCAAATAATCAGTGGGATAAGCTGAATATACTTTTTACTAACGGAAAAATAGATGTCGACAATAACTCAACTGAGAACGCTATACGTCCCATCACTTTGTTCAGGAAAAACTCACTCTTTGCCAGTAATGAACATGGTGGGGAAAGGGCTGCTTTGTTTTATTCCCTCGTCGAAAGTTGCAAGCTGAATGGTATTGATCCATTCGAATACTTGGCTGATGTGTATGATCGACTCCACGATTGCACCGCTAGTGAACTAATACAGCTATTACCTTCAAACTGGAAACCAGCTAAAGCACGAATGACTGCTGTTTAATTTGATCCCGAATAATCAAAGAACTTAATGATGTACGAATTATGAATGCAAATGTAGCATCCATAAAGTAAGTATTCGGACCTCGGCATTCCAGAATAATGTTTTACAGCCCTTATCTTTGCTGCTGTAATCATGGTATTGGCTATAAATGAAGTTCTTTGTAATTCGGGGCTAATCTGCTAATTGATGTAATCATGTATTTTTCTTCTCCCAATATGGAGGCAACAGTTTAATAAGTTCATGAGCTGGGCAATCATGAAGGCGGTCATAGATATCTTTAAGATAAATATAAGGATCGATGTTGTTAAGTTTACAAGACTCGATCAGGGAGTAAAATAGTGCCACTCTCTCTGCTCCATGTTCATTGCCTGCAAACAGGCTATTATTGCGGAAGGTAGTGACAGGTCTGATGGCCCTTTCCACGCCATTGTTGTCGGCATCGACGTATCCAAGGGTTGTAAATGCTTTTAGTTTGTGCCATTGGCCCAAGGCATAATTAACTGCTTTAATTATTGGTGTACCTGGCAGATGATCTATCTGCTGTTGTTCCAGCAACCAGGTACGTATTTTATCGAGAAAAGGAACGCTATATTTCTGACGCAATGCCAGTCGCTGGTCATCGGTCATCTTTTTTCTTTCGGCAAAGGCTTCTATTCTGTAAATGATGTTGAACAATGTCAATGCTTCTGCCGCTAGCTTTTTATCATATTTCTCTGCTTTCTTAAAACCGCGGCGGATATGGGACAGGCATGTCATTAGGTCCACCTCCTCATTATCTTTAAAAGCAGCTACATAGCTACCCAGGCCATCCGCCTGAAGCGTGCCCTTAAAATCTTTCAGTATCTGCTGTGGAACCTTATGTCCGCGGGATGGGTTAAATTCAAACAATACTAATTTCTGTTCTTCAGATAAAAATACCCATAGCCAACCTCTGGATGGTTTGCCTTCCCCAATATCATTGAGGTAATCTAATCTTGTCTCATCGACCTTCAGATACCGGGCCTGCACAATTACTTTTTTCATACATCTCAACAGCCTTAGCAGTTTCTTAAAGGCCATCTCTTCCCAACCATTTACAGTTGATGCTGCGAAGCTGATGCCAGTAGTGCTTTTTATATACTGTAACTGACGTGTATATGGATCCCCATATCCAAACCGGCGGCTGTGTAAGTGTGCCAGCAAGCTGTTTCCTACTGTTCCTTTTTCTACCAGACGAGGGGCTACTGGTTGGCAGATAAACTTTTTATCTTCGGTACGATATTGAAGTCGTTCCTGTTGTACTTTAATAATTTTACCCGGCTTGTATTCGTAATAGGTTGTCACTTTTTTGCCCATGGGGATCAGGCCAGTCTTGTCTCCTTCAATGTCAATTATTTCTGTTACTACTTCTATACAAGATGGTTGTACTCTTCTACCTTTATGAGCGAGATGTTTTTTCTTTTTACGGTTTCCTTTCCGGATCTGGTCATCCACCTGTTGTACATCGCCTTTCGTGGAGGCTACTCTTATAATCTCTTCCAGTTCGGTCAGATCAAAATCAGGCCCTAACGTTTGTTGTATGGCCGCATCTACTTTTTCACGTTCAGGTATAAATTTCTCACTCTTTTTACCCTGTAGCATTTCACATAACTCTTGTAACTGCC
This window of the Chitinophaga sancti genome carries:
- a CDS encoding NAD(P)-dependent alcohol dehydrogenase is translated as MIQAKGYAAQNPNEKLDPWNFERREVGNHDVQIEILYCGVCHSDLAQINNEWFPGVFPMVPGHEIVGRIVKVGDHVKNFKTGDLAGVGTMVNSCGKCEHCEDGLEQYCDEGAVGTYNALDKFGDGKQTYGGYSNTIVTNEAFTVHISEKLDLAATAPLLCAGITTYSPLKHWKVGKGHKVAVLGLGGLGHMAVKFAVALGAEVTILSTSPKKEADAKRLGAHHFVVTTDANQTNKVKSSFDFIVDTVSAEHDFGFYLSLLKVDGVHICVGVPPGIHLNGSLGAFSLLGGRKSIVGSTCGGVKETQEMLDFCAQHNITSDIELIDIKDIQTAFERMERSDVKYRFVIDMATL
- the tnpC gene encoding IS66 family transposase produces the protein MRPELLTSITDALKQISTLTETNGELSESLTRERITFGKIIYDLNNQLEAKNGACDKLNRYLNQAHEIMLDREHQIIELQSRIEALESENALLKEQVAQGEKKSWQLQELCEMLQGKKSEKFIPEREKVDAAIQQTLGPDFDLTELEEIIRVASTKGDVQQVDDQIRKGNRKKKKHLAHKGRRVQPSCIEVVTEIIDIEGDKTGLIPMGKKVTTYYEYKPGKIIKVQQERLQYRTEDKKFICQPVAPRLVEKGTVGNSLLAHLHSRRFGYGDPYTRQLQYIKSTTGISFAASTVNGWEEMAFKKLLRLLRCMKKVIVQARYLKVDETRLDYLNDIGEGKPSRGWLWVFLSEEQKLVLFEFNPSRGHKVPQQILKDFKGTLQADGLGSYVAAFKDNEEVDLMTCLSHIRRGFKKAEKYDKKLAAEALTLFNIIYRIEAFAERKKMTDDQRLALRQKYSVPFLDKIRTWLLEQQQIDHLPGTPIIKAVNYALGQWHKLKAFTTLGYVDADNNGVERAIRPVTTFRNNSLFAGNEHGAERVALFYSLIESCKLNNIDPYIYLKDIYDRLHDCPAHELIKLLPPYWEKKNT
- a CDS encoding transposase; the encoded protein is MKRKKSPMAGRHHFSEQEIISALEQFTRAGNISVKEFTTAFQISPATFYNWKKRFGIQLLEANEPVGFIDVDLSPVQQDSLPGSVFAEYRGIIFYQRVEPSYLKALL
- the tnpB gene encoding IS66 family insertion sequence element accessory protein TnpB (TnpB, as the term is used for proteins encoded by IS66 family insertion elements, is considered an accessory protein, since TnpC, encoded by a neighboring gene, is a DDE family transposase.), encoding MLSLTGYRLVLWNGATDMRLSFNGLSGLVVNEMKEDPFQYGTLYAFFNQRRTQVKILGWDIDGLGIFYKRLSRGTFGTPVYNSETRMMVLDKKDLLLILEGVEVRFRKRYERSGLHCKI
- the tnpC gene encoding IS66 family transposase, which translates into the protein MKPEITYNLSEALEQVNALQLQKADLSNSLTQERHIFSRIIQELTTENTTLKEDKDQLKRWLSNEQERGIDKDRMIASLEQTIVELQASLASKTDEVLRKDWQLKELQEMLFGQRSEKFIPDQTATQDAIQQTLGEEFDKAEVEAIIEQAIASSVTDTQKCTSSRSSRKKKHHKAHKGRRPIPTHLETETIVYDLDGDKTGMKPMGKKVSVYYEIIPGKIIRKEEHHLQYKSEDGKIHCTPVQPRMIERGIVSNRLLAHLHSERFVYYMPYYRQQQRFERLTGVSFAASTINHWEEVCYKKLKRLLKLLKKTLQTASYIKADETTLKYLHDEGQGKATNGWMWVFHAPEHKLVLFEFHPGRAHDVPKEILKDFAGTLQTDALSSYTAAFKDNNKVTLMSCLAHIRRGFKKSQQQNKVLADQVLVYFNIIYRIEAYAKRKQFTPDQRLALRQKYSKPFFDKMRGWLDEQTDKHVPDSLLAKAVNYANNQWDKLNILFTNGKIDVDNNSTENAIRPITLFRKNSLFASNEHGGERAALFYSLVESCKLNGIDPFEYLADVYDRLHDCTASELIQLLPSNWKPAKARMTAV